One Dysosmobacter welbionis DNA segment encodes these proteins:
- a CDS encoding YigZ family protein, with protein MTTYRVPFENGESAFTEKRSRFISHIWRVETEAEARERIEEMKKRYYDARHNCWCYLLQEGGVVRYSDDGEPQGTAGQPMLNVFQRESVTNVCCVVTRYFGGVLLGAGGLTRAYTKGAKEALDAVGISTMSLWTLWDVPCTYPLFERVKLEITACGGVVRDTAYGADIRLRAAFPAGGAEQFVPRLTELSAGSLAMEAAGEEFLPGPGSPPTEHKQTGSRLFGRFPVLLCVFLPDVVAQRLDLFQNVRLPDACGVVVHRQLSAAADTDGGDARQGVQLPLQQLHVMPVRVPVQGDGNACHSLHLPAVGKKSGVLTGPPGLPPECRFPRCPGPDRCPAPDRRWGWASPAFSAGGALPCGCHHAFRSPPP; from the coding sequence TCTGGCGGGTGGAGACCGAGGCAGAGGCCCGGGAGCGCATCGAGGAGATGAAGAAGCGCTACTACGACGCCCGCCACAACTGCTGGTGCTATCTGCTGCAGGAGGGCGGCGTGGTCCGCTACTCCGACGACGGGGAGCCCCAGGGCACGGCGGGCCAGCCCATGCTGAACGTGTTCCAGCGGGAGAGCGTCACCAACGTATGCTGCGTGGTGACGAGGTACTTCGGCGGCGTGCTGCTGGGGGCCGGGGGACTGACCCGGGCCTATACCAAGGGAGCCAAGGAAGCCCTGGACGCCGTGGGCATCAGCACCATGAGCCTGTGGACGCTGTGGGACGTGCCCTGCACATATCCCCTCTTCGAGCGGGTGAAGCTGGAGATCACCGCCTGCGGCGGCGTGGTGCGGGACACGGCGTACGGCGCGGACATCCGCCTGCGGGCGGCGTTCCCGGCGGGCGGGGCGGAACAGTTCGTTCCCCGCCTCACGGAGCTCTCCGCGGGGAGTCTGGCTATGGAGGCGGCGGGGGAGGAGTTTCTTCCAGGCCCCGGGAGTCCGCCAACGGAACATAAACAAACCGGGAGCCGGCTTTTTGGCCGGTTCCCGGTTTTGTTATGCGTGTTCCTGCCGGACGTGGTAGCCCAGCGCCTGGATCTTTTCCAGAATGTCCGCCTGCCGGACGCCTGTGGCGTCGTAGTCCACCGCCAGCTGTCCGCCGCTGCTGACACTGACGGAGGTGACGCCCGGCAGGGTGTCCAGCTCCCGCTTCAGCAGCTTCACGTCATGCCGGTCCGCGTTCCGGTCCAGGGAGACGGAAATGCTTGCCATTCGCTTCACCTCCCAGCTGTGGGGAAGAAGTCCGGAGTCCTCACAGGTCCTCCAGGTCTGCCGCCGGAATGTCGTTTTCCACGTTGTCCCGGGCCAGATCGGTGTCCAGCACCGGATAGACGCTGGGGATGGGCTTCTCCTGCTTTCTCCGCCGGGGGAGCTCTACCTTGCGGCTGTCATCATGCATTTAGATCACCTCCGCCCTAG